From the candidate division KSB1 bacterium genome, the window CCTTGCAGAATGCGGGGAAACCGCTGCGGCCAGGTGATGTGGCGGAAATGACTGGGATTGACAAAGAAGAGGTCTCTAAAATCATTAACAAGCTGAAGAAAGATGGAAAGGTAACTTCTCCAAAGCGCTGTTTTTGGGCTCCTGCTTAGCAAGGAATTGATAGCAATGGAGT encodes:
- a CDS encoding MarR family transcriptional regulator — its product is MTDKEQMVLTALQNAGKPLRPGDVAEMTGIDKEEVSKIINKLKKDGKVTSPKRCFWAPA